Part of the Limihaloglobus sulfuriphilus genome is shown below.
AAAAAACTCTCACATTATGACAGTAAGTTAATGTATTATAGTGTTAAACTTTCCAAATGTTCAACTTACAGAGGAATTACAGGATTATTATTAAATATTTCTGATCCGCAGATTACGCAGATTTTCGCAGATTATTCTTGTAAAAATGATAAATCTACGCTATCGTTTGGTTTGTATTCGATTCTTGACAGGATGACAGGATTTTTCATCAGAGAATTCATAATGAACAGAGAGCCATACAACGAAGCAGACACAAGGGCCAAGCTCATAGATCCGGCTATACATGCCAGGGGCTGGAGCGAGGATTTGATCCGGCGTGAAGAATCTGCCCCGGCTGTTGAGATTATCAACGGCAGGCCAAGGCGCCGGCACAAGGGTCGTATCGATTATACACTCCGTATAAAAGTCACGCACGACACACAACCCGTTGCTGTTGCTCTGCTTGAAGCAAAAAAAGAATCGCTGCCGCCCGGTCACGGCCTCCAGCAGGCTAAGGGCTATGCAAGCTGCAAGCGGCTCAATGTTCCCTTTGTGTTTTCATCAAACGGTCATTTATTCGTAGAATTCAGCAGCATTACCGGCCTTACCAGCCAACCAAAACCGCTGGAAGAGTTTCCAACACCCGGTGAACTCAGAAAAAGATACGAACAGGCAAGACAAATTGACCTTGATTCCGAACTCGCCAAACCGCTGCTGGTAAAATACGCCGGAGGTGAAGCCCAGAGAAGGTACTATCAGGATGCCGCCATTCGTGCCGTATTTGAAAAGATCGCCAGGGGCGAAAAACGTGCCCTGCTATCGCTGGCTACCGGGGCAGGCAAGACCTTTATCGCGGTAAACCTGCTTCGCCGCATCGCCGATGCCGGCCAGCTCAAGAGAGCGCTTTTTCTCTGCGACCGTGACGAGCTCCGCTCACAGGGCCTTGGAGCCTTTACAAACGTCTTCGGTGCCAATGCCGCACCGGTTTACCAGAGACCAGACGGCAAAAACAACGCCAAAAACGCCCGTATTCACATCGCCACATACCAGACGCTTGATGTTGACAGGGACGATTCAGACGGCAATTTTCTAACAAAACATTATCCCGAAAACCATTTCAGCCATATAATTATAGACGAATGCCACCGTTCCGCATGGGGCAAATGGTCACAGGTCCTCAAACGCAACAGTGATGCCGTACAGATCGGCCTTACAGCAACGCCCCGGGAAATCATAACTACAGAAAACACCCCCGAAGCGCAGGAAGACATGGAAATTTCCGCCGACAACCTGAAATATTTCGGAGAGCCGGTATATGAATACTCCATCACCCAGGGCATAGAAGACGGCTACCTTGCCGCATGCCAGATACAAAAGGGCAGGGTAAACCTTGATGAAACCGGCATAACTCTTGAACAGATCGCCTCGCGAAATCC
Proteins encoded:
- a CDS encoding DEAD/DEAH box helicase family protein, producing the protein MNREPYNEADTRAKLIDPAIHARGWSEDLIRREESAPAVEIINGRPRRRHKGRIDYTLRIKVTHDTQPVAVALLEAKKESLPPGHGLQQAKGYASCKRLNVPFVFSSNGHLFVEFSSITGLTSQPKPLEEFPTPGELRKRYEQARQIDLDSELAKPLLVKYAGGEAQRRYYQDAAIRAVFEKIARGEKRALLSLATGAGKTFIAVNLLRRIADAGQLKRALFLCDRDELRSQGLGAFTNVFGANAAPVYQRPDGKNNAKNARIHIATYQTLDVDRDDSDGNFLTKHYPENHFSHIIIDECHRSAWGKWSQVLKRNSDAVQIGLTATPREIITTENTPEAQEDMEISADNLKYFGEPVYEYSITQGIEDGYLAACQIQKGRVNLDETGITLEQIASRNPRDAITGRTLTVDELKERYEKTEYENRILLPDRVLAMCSDLFDYLVSTGGPEQKTIIFCARDRHADDVAATMNNLYAEWCSKNNLERKESYAFKCTQKGNGNDYLPDFRGASRHHFIATTVELLTTGVDVPCVKNIVFFKYVKSPISFYQMVGRGTRIDEPSNKMMFTVYDYTNATRLFGEDFRTKKKKSGPKGPGPEPPPPPPPPEPTVIVDGFEVYVNEAGKYILGEIDGKPVPIRIEEYKRRIARRLVDELPDLDAFRQCWIDPANRRSLIDNLVGAGCSPKIIQTVEEMDDYDLYDVLAELGYGLAPQTRILRAEAFKYKHSDWLKTLPDNTAATLKAITGQFAGGGTDSLESQHIFELPEIINAGGLNALSAIGKPADILKMTKERIFAA